A genome region from Gossypium hirsutum isolate 1008001.06 chromosome A04, Gossypium_hirsutum_v2.1, whole genome shotgun sequence includes the following:
- the LOC121203635 gene encoding thioredoxin 1, with the protein MASVTESIAALSLPTTSRFRTSFSRPAVSSYSRRGLPEFKGLKIQSYSLISFASTNSRYPRVSKHSGRVVCEAQETAIDIPAVNDETWQSLVLNADGPVLVEFWAPWCGPCRMIDPVIGELAQQYAGKLKCFKLNTDDSPSIASQYGTRSIPTLMIFLNGEKKDAVIGAVPKTTLSASIERFL; encoded by the exons ATGGCGTCAGTAACAGAGTCGATTGCCGCCCTCTCTCTTCCTACTACTTCACGCTTTAGAACTTCATTCTCACGGCCGGCGGTTTCTTCGTATAGCCGCCGAGGTTTGCCGGAATTTAAAGGGTTGAAAATCCAATCCTATTCACTGATTTCGTTCGCGTCCACGAATTCCAGATATCCTAGGGTTTCCAAGCATAGTGGACGCGTTGTTTGCGAAGCTCAGGAAACTGCTATTGATA TTCCAGCTGTGAACGATGAAACATGGCAATCACTTGTGCTCAACGCTGATGGACCTGTACTAGTCGAGTTCTGGGCTCCTTGGTGCGGACCATGCCGCATGATCGATCCCGTAATAGGTGAACTAGCACAGCAATACGCAGGAAAACTCAAGTGCTTCAAACTGAATACAGATGATAGCCCCTCGATCGCTTCCCAATATGGAACCCGAAGCATCCCGACACTCATGATCTTCTTGAATGGTGAGAAAAAAGATGCAGTTATTGGTGCTGTGCCAAAAACTACTCTATCAGCAAGCATAGAGAGATTCTTGTAG